Proteins encoded by one window of Lacipirellulaceae bacterium:
- the mntR gene encoding manganese-binding transcriptional regulator MntR, with protein sequence MTDAPKKPQPKKPSTGKYSRPFQRTRSDHAQETAEDYVEAIADLVAEKGECRGADLARLFGVSHVTITKTVARLASEGLVESEPYRPLSLTTKGKRLATASRERHEVVEQFLIALGVSPAVAAVDSEGIEHHVSEETLKVFRRFLEEREESNRP encoded by the coding sequence ATGACCGACGCCCCCAAGAAGCCGCAGCCCAAAAAACCCAGTACCGGAAAATACAGCCGTCCTTTTCAACGGACACGCTCCGACCACGCCCAGGAGACGGCCGAAGATTACGTCGAGGCGATTGCCGATCTCGTGGCAGAGAAGGGCGAATGCCGTGGGGCCGACCTGGCAAGACTTTTCGGCGTCAGCCACGTAACGATCACCAAAACCGTCGCCCGCTTAGCGAGCGAGGGCCTCGTCGAGAGCGAGCCCTACCGGCCACTCTCGCTAACCACCAAAGGCAAGCGTTTGGCAACCGCCTCGCGAGAACGGCATGAGGTCGTCGAGCAATTCCTCATCGCACTAGGGGTCAGCCCTGCGGTAGCAGCAGTTGATTCTGAGGGAATCGAACATCACGTCAGCGAAGAAACGCTCAAGGTATTCCGACGGTTCCTCGAAGAACGTGAAGAATCGAATCGCCCCTAG
- a CDS encoding DUF1559 domain-containing protein, translating to MKKPHREGFTLVELLVVIAIMGVLVGLLLPAVQAAREAARRSQCTNHLKQMGLAMQNYESAHRELPPGYLSNSHSSSVAVKDPATWDAEPGWGWGAHLLDYLEQSTISLGVHKQEPIWDADHRALIRTKIPTFLCPSSTGSQESFLVQDESGNPLSLGGGNIEVGRSHYVASHGQESCWGDCGGASSQVIFSNIYTQAKTTINHNRDVSLIADGPFYRNSKTRFKDITDGLSNTIFLGEHSSALSEKTWVGVIPGAFTHPLFRSPENGEDSAATLVLVHAGPSGGEEDANGLPIIHPVNFPAYHVGQMFSEHPGGGNIGLGDGSTRFITDDVDLFVFAEWSSIAEREVPNEL from the coding sequence ATGAAGAAACCACACAGAGAAGGCTTCACGCTGGTCGAATTACTGGTCGTTATTGCGATCATGGGCGTGCTCGTTGGGCTACTGCTCCCCGCGGTCCAAGCAGCGCGTGAAGCAGCACGCCGCTCTCAGTGCACGAATCATCTGAAACAGATGGGGCTCGCCATGCAGAACTACGAGAGCGCGCATCGCGAGTTGCCCCCGGGATATCTTTCGAATTCTCATAGCTCGTCCGTCGCCGTGAAGGATCCTGCAACCTGGGACGCAGAGCCGGGCTGGGGCTGGGGTGCCCACCTGTTGGACTACTTGGAGCAGTCGACCATCTCACTAGGTGTTCATAAGCAAGAGCCCATCTGGGACGCCGACCACAGGGCACTCATTCGTACGAAAATACCGACCTTTCTCTGCCCCTCATCCACTGGATCGCAGGAGTCATTCCTCGTGCAGGACGAGTCTGGCAATCCCTTGTCACTGGGCGGAGGGAACATCGAAGTTGGTCGTTCGCACTACGTTGCCAGCCACGGACAGGAATCTTGCTGGGGCGACTGTGGTGGGGCAAGCTCGCAAGTCATTTTCTCGAACATCTACACCCAGGCGAAGACCACAATCAACCACAATCGCGACGTTTCACTCATTGCCGACGGACCGTTCTATCGGAATTCGAAAACGCGTTTCAAGGACATCACCGATGGCCTTTCCAACACGATCTTTCTCGGTGAGCACTCTTCAGCGTTGAGTGAGAAGACCTGGGTAGGCGTGATCCCTGGGGCGTTCACACATCCGCTATTCCGCTCGCCTGAAAACGGTGAAGACTCAGCGGCTACGTTGGTTCTCGTGCACGCAGGCCCGTCTGGCGGTGAAGAAGACGCCAACGGTCTACCAATCATTCATCCAGTGAACTTCCCGGCGTATCACGTGGGCCAGATGTTCAGCGAACACCCCGGCGGTGGGAATATCGGGCTTGGGGATGGTTCGACACGATTTATTACCGACGATGTTGACTTGTTCGTTTTCGCTGAGTGGTCAAGCATCGCCGAAAGGGAAGTACCGAACGAACTGTGA
- a CDS encoding YihY/virulence factor BrkB family protein, which yields MSLKSLASLFTDAYERWSRDGGPLLAAGVAYYVALSLLPVLLLLVSGLGIFFSATQMGRDAESTIMQAVSEQLSPQLADQVQNLFAEVREKASFGGPLGIAALLVAGLAMFSQFDHAFDRIWNIHPKSERGLWHSIALTLRNRLTAFAMLLGLGAIVIAVFASGVILSAIAEFADQWIPYTRNAAWLLEAGITIGLNVFAFTLIYRLITKIEVRWTDAALGGIFAAVAWEIGRQLLSHFVINGRYTTAYGLLGTFMGVMLWAYYAVSVLFFGAELIQAMRARRGEKT from the coding sequence ATGAGCCTCAAGAGTCTCGCTTCGCTTTTTACTGATGCCTACGAACGGTGGTCGCGTGATGGGGGCCCGCTGTTGGCAGCGGGTGTCGCATACTATGTTGCACTCTCTCTGCTACCCGTGCTATTGCTCTTGGTTTCGGGGCTAGGTATTTTCTTCTCGGCAACCCAGATGGGGCGGGATGCCGAGAGTACTATCATGCAGGCGGTTTCTGAACAATTGTCTCCACAATTGGCCGACCAAGTTCAAAACCTGTTTGCCGAAGTTCGCGAGAAGGCGAGCTTCGGTGGTCCTCTTGGTATCGCCGCGCTCTTAGTGGCTGGCCTTGCCATGTTTTCTCAATTCGACCATGCCTTTGATCGAATCTGGAATATCCACCCGAAAAGCGAACGCGGGTTGTGGCATTCCATTGCACTGACGCTTCGCAACCGACTCACGGCGTTCGCAATGCTGCTAGGGCTAGGAGCGATCGTCATTGCCGTGTTTGCGTCAGGCGTTATCTTGTCAGCAATCGCTGAGTTCGCCGATCAGTGGATTCCTTACACTCGGAATGCCGCCTGGTTACTTGAAGCTGGGATCACGATTGGCCTAAACGTTTTTGCGTTCACTCTGATCTACCGGCTCATCACCAAAATAGAAGTTCGATGGACCGATGCGGCCCTTGGAGGAATTTTCGCCGCAGTAGCGTGGGAGATCGGAAGGCAGTTGCTTTCCCACTTTGTGATCAACGGACGGTACACCACCGCCTATGGCTTACTTGGCACGTTCATGGGAGTAATGCTTTGGGCCTACTACGCGGTGAGTGTTCTCTTTTTTGGTGCAGAACTTATTCAAGCGATGCGTGCCCGTCGCGGCGAGAAGACTTAA
- a CDS encoding phage holin family protein, with the protein MGKKKMNASHPQNGQPHGGRASGSQTDKPSGAFASLAHDALELGELQLRLAKLDAVENARKLRSTAILAVVGTLTLMAALPVALFSLGEWLAVQYDWTRASALFAAAGCGLIASGLLFGFAYYKLRQGFATWQRSTEELQQNIQWLKQTLKPSDQSASSIAKSKNNPEPNYPLC; encoded by the coding sequence GTGGGTAAAAAGAAAATGAACGCCTCTCACCCACAGAACGGTCAGCCCCATGGCGGTCGCGCCAGCGGCAGTCAAACTGACAAGCCATCGGGAGCTTTCGCGAGCCTGGCACACGACGCACTTGAGCTCGGTGAACTGCAGCTGCGCCTCGCCAAACTCGACGCCGTCGAGAATGCACGTAAGTTACGCTCAACAGCGATCTTGGCGGTTGTGGGAACGCTGACGTTAATGGCCGCTCTGCCGGTAGCACTGTTTTCCTTGGGCGAGTGGCTTGCCGTGCAGTATGATTGGACGAGGGCCAGTGCTCTATTTGCCGCGGCAGGCTGCGGTCTGATAGCGTCTGGTCTATTATTTGGCTTTGCCTACTACAAGCTGCGGCAAGGGTTTGCCACCTGGCAGCGCTCGACCGAGGAATTGCAGCAAAACATTCAGTGGCTGAAGCAGACTCTTAAGCCTAGTGATCAGTCTGCTAGTTCAATAGCAAAATCTAAAAATAATCCTGAGCCTAACTATCCACTATGCTAA
- a CDS encoding CsbD family protein, which produces MITQQQLAGNWHQLKGLIQEKWGQLTDDELSEVQGEFEQIVGLIQQKTGEARQQIEATLEQLSERSAGIAQQAAATAKQYYDQASDTVRDAAGQVRQQVQKRPAESVAVAFGTGLLAGVIVGLVLRSR; this is translated from the coding sequence ATGATCACGCAACAGCAGCTGGCCGGAAACTGGCACCAACTTAAAGGTCTCATTCAGGAGAAATGGGGCCAATTGACCGACGATGAACTCTCCGAAGTCCAAGGAGAGTTCGAGCAAATCGTTGGGCTCATCCAACAGAAAACAGGTGAAGCTCGCCAGCAAATCGAAGCAACGCTGGAGCAACTAAGCGAACGCTCAGCCGGAATTGCCCAGCAAGCCGCAGCGACGGCTAAACAGTACTACGATCAAGCCAGTGACACGGTTCGTGACGCTGCCGGCCAAGTACGGCAGCAGGTTCAAAAACGCCCCGCTGAGTCGGTAGCCGTGGCGTTTGGAACTGGTTTGCTCGCCGGTGTCATCGTGGGATTGGTCCTGCGTTCTCGCTAG
- a CDS encoding AI-2E family transporter — MATETRNPDQSGALSTGPTSTPPLELRADQIENDDAQACDLAEEIVAWDLKEVSLMVLTVLACFYTLYFTRALLFPIVLAFILNLVLKPIVLRLRKWHVPTTVSAALVMLLLTGILAGGIGMLWNPASRWVAEAQLRLPAAAQKLKDLQKPIEQIAEVSKQVEEITEVEGRSKPVQVENKEDKLGSALNLTGSFLGSTMIVVVLLFFLLAGGDRFLEKTVALMPSWREKRRVVELSREIQSQISNYLFSITLINIALGIVIGLGLHAIGMPEAALWGVMAALLNYIPFAGALVGATIVFFVALISLPSIGAALLAPLVYLTANVIEANFITPAVLGKSISLNPVILVLSIFFWGWLWGIGGVLLAVPLLVVLKIWFDHSRTLHPLGVFLGR, encoded by the coding sequence ATGGCGACTGAAACTCGCAACCCTGATCAATCCGGCGCTTTATCCACAGGGCCGACCTCCACCCCGCCACTAGAGCTTCGAGCCGACCAGATCGAGAACGACGACGCACAGGCTTGCGATCTGGCGGAAGAAATCGTCGCCTGGGATCTCAAAGAAGTATCTTTGATGGTCCTCACCGTCTTGGCGTGTTTCTACACGCTTTATTTCACGCGGGCGTTGCTCTTCCCGATTGTGCTCGCCTTTATCTTGAATCTGGTTCTTAAGCCAATCGTGCTTCGCCTACGTAAGTGGCATGTACCTACGACTGTTTCAGCCGCATTAGTCATGCTGCTGCTTACCGGGATTCTAGCAGGTGGGATCGGGATGCTATGGAATCCTGCAAGTAGGTGGGTGGCTGAAGCCCAGCTTCGCTTACCAGCGGCAGCCCAGAAGTTGAAAGATCTCCAAAAGCCGATTGAACAAATCGCCGAGGTGAGCAAGCAAGTCGAAGAAATCACCGAAGTAGAAGGGAGGTCGAAGCCGGTGCAAGTCGAAAATAAAGAAGACAAACTCGGCAGTGCGTTGAATCTGACCGGCAGTTTCTTAGGCAGCACAATGATTGTCGTAGTGCTGCTCTTTTTTCTCCTAGCAGGTGGAGATCGTTTCCTAGAAAAAACAGTCGCACTCATGCCCAGTTGGCGTGAAAAACGCCGCGTAGTTGAACTCTCGCGTGAAATTCAGTCGCAGATTTCCAACTACCTCTTCTCAATAACGCTTATCAATATTGCCCTGGGCATCGTTATAGGCCTAGGGCTACATGCAATTGGGATGCCTGAGGCGGCTCTCTGGGGCGTGATGGCCGCTTTGCTCAATTACATTCCCTTTGCTGGTGCCCTTGTTGGCGCAACGATTGTCTTTTTCGTCGCCTTGATTTCACTGCCTTCGATTGGAGCTGCTCTCCTTGCGCCGCTTGTGTACCTAACGGCCAATGTGATTGAAGCCAACTTCATCACTCCGGCAGTGCTCGGTAAATCGATCAGCTTGAATCCTGTGATTCTGGTACTCTCGATCTTCTTCTGGGGCTGGCTGTGGGGCATCGGCGGTGTGCTTCTAGCGGTACCGCTACTAGTGGTACTGAAGATATGGTTCGACCATTCACGCACGCTTCACCCGTTGGGCGTGTTCTTGGGGAGGTGA
- a CDS encoding DUF2490 domain-containing protein codes for MLLSIAAGFVSSACSAQAVDDAGYWTAVLAQGDLQAFDSQEDRMKWWFDGHFRLLEDTDGFNQSIIRPGVGWTLNPNHSVWAGYAWIRTTPLSREDFDENRIWQQWIWTESVGNLKLQTRSRFEQRFIETGDDLGLRWRQFFRVTHTLPSMPKMTLVGWDELFYHLNDTDWGAEAGFNQNRVFVGVGFKPKPKQRWRVEVGYLNQVIEVPNAADRNNHIVSVNFFRSP; via the coding sequence ATGCTCCTCAGCATCGCGGCGGGTTTCGTCAGCAGTGCTTGCTCCGCTCAAGCCGTCGATGATGCAGGATACTGGACTGCCGTTCTTGCCCAAGGCGACCTGCAAGCGTTTGATTCGCAAGAAGATCGAATGAAGTGGTGGTTTGATGGCCACTTTCGCCTGTTGGAGGATACTGACGGATTCAACCAAAGCATCATCCGACCTGGTGTTGGCTGGACGCTCAATCCAAATCACTCCGTTTGGGCCGGATACGCTTGGATCCGGACCACCCCGCTGTCGCGGGAGGACTTCGACGAGAACCGCATTTGGCAGCAGTGGATATGGACGGAGTCTGTAGGCAATTTGAAGCTCCAAACGCGTTCACGCTTCGAGCAGCGTTTCATCGAAACGGGGGACGACTTGGGACTTCGTTGGCGGCAATTCTTCCGCGTGACGCACACGCTCCCCTCGATGCCTAAGATGACCTTGGTCGGTTGGGACGAGCTGTTCTACCACCTCAACGATACCGACTGGGGTGCCGAGGCGGGCTTCAATCAGAACCGTGTGTTCGTCGGAGTCGGCTTCAAACCCAAGCCGAAACAGCGCTGGCGAGTCGAGGTTGGTTACCTCAACCAGGTGATCGAAGTCCCAAACGCGGCTGATCGAAACAACCACATCGTTTCAGTGAACTTCTTCCGCAGCCCCTAA
- a CDS encoding class I SAM-dependent methyltransferase: METVQGNLYDYPKYYDLVYGSDWQAEFEFLEDCFEIHTDLVVERVFEPACGTGRLLVKFAESGYEIGGLDLNEKAIDYCNRRLAKGGFDEMTFVGDMTDFELAEPVDAAFNTINSFRHLATEQQARDHLRCMANCLKPGGLYLLGLHLTPTAAEPMQEESWSARRGNLAVCSRLWVEESDLKTRKERVGMSFDVYTPTKQMRIVDAISFRIYTAPQMSKLLAAVPEFEIAATYDFGYDVGKPIEIGPETEDVVFVLRKK, encoded by the coding sequence ATGGAAACTGTTCAAGGCAATCTTTACGACTACCCAAAATACTACGATCTCGTTTATGGCAGCGACTGGCAAGCGGAGTTTGAGTTTCTGGAGGACTGCTTCGAGATTCACACGGACCTGGTCGTCGAGCGTGTCTTCGAGCCGGCATGTGGCACCGGTCGACTGCTCGTGAAGTTTGCCGAGTCGGGCTACGAGATCGGGGGGCTCGACTTAAACGAAAAGGCCATCGACTACTGCAACCGACGGCTGGCGAAGGGTGGCTTCGACGAGATGACGTTCGTCGGCGATATGACCGACTTCGAATTAGCCGAGCCAGTCGACGCTGCCTTCAATACGATCAATAGTTTTCGTCACCTGGCGACGGAACAGCAAGCGCGTGACCATCTACGGTGCATGGCCAATTGTCTGAAGCCTGGAGGACTTTATCTGCTGGGCTTGCACCTAACGCCCACGGCTGCCGAACCGATGCAGGAGGAAAGCTGGTCGGCTCGGCGGGGGAACCTCGCCGTTTGCTCTCGTCTTTGGGTTGAGGAGAGCGATCTAAAGACACGGAAAGAGCGTGTGGGGATGAGCTTCGACGTCTACACACCAACGAAGCAAATGCGTATCGTTGACGCAATCTCCTTCCGTATCTACACGGCTCCTCAGATGAGCAAATTACTCGCCGCCGTTCCAGAGTTCGAAATTGCGGCCACTTACGACTTTGGCTACGACGTTGGAAAGCCAATTGAAATCGGACCAGAGACAGAGGATGTGGTTTTCGTGCTGCGGAAGAAGTAA
- a CDS encoding sigma-70 family RNA polymerase sigma factor, which translates to MYDAMLDQDLENDSATAEVDADLNGKGKKVEDDDSDGVSISIADDKAEEDEEELLETESWSDDPVRMYLTQMGEIPLLTRQEEINLARRIETTRTSFRRRLLACDYVIRAAYKVLKRVHEGQLPFDRTVQVSVTDRLEKEQILGRLPHNLATLETLLERNEHDYRIATSKSEKMSKRREAWKRLGLRRRRAVMLVEELGLRTQRIEPQIATLEQFNSRVIELQAELARLKKNRRPMSERKEALVELRNILRATQETPTSLRNRVNTLREIYTKYQRAKRGLSEGNLRLVVSIAKKYRNRGLSFLDLIQEGNAGLMRAVDKFEYRRGFKFCTYATWWIRQAITRAVADQSRTIRIPVHMVETMSRVRNVSRMLLQRLGREPTIEETAKAAECSVEEARRVLAMSRYPISLDRPVGNSEDSHFGDLLPDSGAESPHIGAGQEMLRTRITSVLKTLSYREREIIKLRYGLGDGYSYTLEEVGHIFKVTRERIRQIEAKAVRKLQQPSRSQELSGFLD; encoded by the coding sequence TTGTACGACGCAATGTTGGACCAAGACCTTGAGAACGACTCGGCAACCGCTGAGGTCGACGCCGATTTGAATGGCAAAGGCAAGAAGGTCGAAGATGATGATTCCGATGGCGTTTCGATTTCGATCGCTGATGATAAAGCCGAAGAGGATGAAGAGGAGCTTCTCGAGACTGAATCGTGGTCGGACGATCCCGTGCGAATGTATCTTACCCAAATGGGCGAGATCCCTCTGCTAACGCGCCAGGAAGAAATCAACCTTGCCCGCCGCATCGAGACGACCCGTACTTCGTTCCGTCGCCGCCTGCTGGCCTGCGACTACGTGATCCGTGCCGCCTACAAAGTGCTGAAGCGTGTCCACGAAGGACAACTTCCCTTTGATCGCACGGTACAGGTTTCCGTGACGGATCGGCTGGAGAAGGAGCAAATCCTTGGTCGTTTGCCACACAACTTGGCAACCCTGGAAACGCTGCTAGAGCGCAATGAGCATGATTACCGGATTGCGACCAGTAAGAGCGAGAAGATGAGCAAGCGTCGCGAGGCGTGGAAACGCCTTGGCCTACGACGCCGTCGAGCGGTCATGCTGGTCGAAGAACTTGGCTTGCGAACCCAGCGCATCGAACCACAGATCGCAACGCTGGAGCAATTCAACAGCCGAGTCATCGAACTGCAGGCTGAGCTGGCCAGATTGAAGAAGAATCGTCGCCCCATGTCGGAGCGCAAAGAAGCCCTGGTCGAGTTGCGAAACATCCTGCGAGCAACGCAAGAAACACCAACCAGCCTGCGAAATCGTGTCAACACTCTGCGCGAGATCTACACCAAGTACCAACGCGCGAAGCGGGGACTTAGTGAAGGAAACCTGCGTCTGGTTGTCTCGATCGCCAAAAAGTACCGCAACCGCGGCCTGAGCTTTCTCGATCTGATTCAAGAGGGCAACGCTGGTCTGATGCGTGCGGTCGATAAGTTCGAGTATCGTCGTGGGTTTAAGTTCTGCACGTACGCTACGTGGTGGATTCGCCAAGCGATCACTCGTGCCGTGGCGGACCAAAGCCGTACGATTCGCATCCCCGTCCACATGGTCGAAACGATGAGCCGCGTCCGCAACGTATCTCGCATGTTGCTCCAACGGCTGGGACGCGAGCCGACGATCGAAGAAACGGCCAAGGCGGCTGAATGTTCTGTCGAAGAAGCACGTCGCGTATTGGCCATGAGCCGCTATCCGATCAGCCTTGACCGACCCGTGGGTAACAGCGAGGACAGCCACTTCGGCGACCTCCTACCAGACTCGGGCGCTGAGAGCCCGCACATCGGTGCTGGTCAAGAGATGCTCCGCACACGAATCACCTCCGTGCTAAAGACCCTCAGCTACCGCGAACGCGAAATCATCAAACTTCGCTACGGCTTGGGCGACGGCTACAGCTACACGCTGGAAGAAGTGGGCCACATCTTCAAAGTGACCCGCGAGCGTATCCGCCAAATCGAGGCGAAGGCGGTTCGCAAGCTCCAACAGCCAAGCCGCAGCCAGGAGCTTTCGGGATTCTTGGATTAG
- a CDS encoding DUF1559 domain-containing protein: MNPPAKGRRAFTLVELLVTIAVIGVLVGLLLPAVQAAREAARRTQCQNRLKQIGLALHEYHNANEAFPTGCVEWRPWGNTTKRQLAWSAFLLPQLEQQTLFDQLDLSKPFDDPANQAAETTLVSYLCPSNANYESNQASVPKTFGRSDFGGIYGERITGPNNPAKGVMLLDRAIRISEITDGTSQTLIVAEDSRSPDGQWINGRNLFDQAFAINAAPSFENDIRSEHPGGANGLAADGSVHFLAESTEELVLAAWCTRSGEELIEGWSP, encoded by the coding sequence ATGAATCCGCCCGCTAAGGGCCGGCGTGCATTTACGCTCGTCGAATTGCTGGTGACAATCGCCGTGATCGGTGTACTTGTTGGCTTGCTGCTACCAGCAGTTCAGGCGGCACGAGAAGCGGCACGGCGTACGCAATGCCAGAATCGCCTGAAGCAGATCGGGCTGGCACTCCACGAGTATCACAACGCGAACGAGGCATTCCCCACGGGATGCGTCGAGTGGCGGCCTTGGGGAAACACAACGAAACGACAACTGGCATGGTCTGCGTTCCTGCTGCCGCAGTTAGAGCAACAGACTCTTTTCGACCAACTCGATCTCAGCAAACCCTTCGACGATCCGGCAAATCAGGCCGCTGAGACGACGCTCGTGTCGTACCTCTGCCCTAGTAACGCAAACTACGAATCGAACCAAGCCAGCGTCCCTAAGACGTTCGGCCGGAGCGATTTCGGCGGCATCTATGGGGAGCGGATCACCGGCCCGAACAACCCGGCCAAAGGAGTGATGCTGCTTGACCGGGCGATTCGAATCTCTGAGATCACCGATGGCACCTCGCAGACGCTGATCGTTGCTGAGGATTCCAGGTCACCCGATGGTCAGTGGATCAACGGTCGCAACTTGTTCGACCAAGCGTTTGCCATCAATGCGGCACCAAGCTTTGAAAACGACATTCGGAGCGAACACCCGGGCGGGGCGAATGGGTTGGCTGCCGACGGATCGGTTCATTTCCTTGCTGAGTCAACAGAAGAACTGGTTCTTGCCGCCTGGTGTACACGTTCTGGCGAAGAGCTGATTGAGGGTTGGTCTCCATGA
- a CDS encoding DUF4465 domain-containing protein has product MTRTILLMILLVLAVTPLYAEQVVVTFEELPLSGSDHYDGCDGPDFSSLEAEFRTGQFLFQGDCFWSGWGYSNAIDTATAGAGNQYSAYAGEGSEGSSQFGIAFSGPDGGGGGVTPLVMLPERAEPVSLQVANSTYAALSMLQGDSFAKPFGGISGNDPDWFLLTILGQDSSGTTLGEVEHYLADYRFADPANDFVQDDWQEVDLAPLRDLGVTQLEFRLTSSDVGDFGMNTPAYFVMDNLTLEVPGKDFAAADFNEDDSVDLLDLSLWQTNYGSMTVPPAAPPVGDANDDSVISGSDLLIWQQQYAPFDASLANSSAVPEPSSILFAGISFCFFLHLKTYREDS; this is encoded by the coding sequence ATGACGAGAACCATCCTACTGATGATATTGCTTGTACTTGCGGTGACTCCACTCTACGCGGAACAAGTCGTGGTCACCTTCGAAGAACTTCCACTCAGCGGTAGCGATCACTACGACGGCTGCGACGGCCCTGATTTCAGTTCGCTAGAAGCTGAATTTCGCACGGGCCAGTTCCTCTTTCAAGGCGACTGTTTCTGGAGTGGCTGGGGATACTCCAACGCGATCGACACCGCCACTGCTGGGGCTGGAAATCAATACAGCGCATATGCGGGTGAAGGCTCCGAAGGATCTTCACAATTCGGCATCGCCTTCAGCGGTCCCGATGGTGGTGGGGGCGGTGTCACACCCCTTGTGATGCTTCCCGAACGGGCGGAGCCGGTTAGCTTGCAAGTGGCGAACTCGACGTACGCGGCCCTCAGCATGTTGCAAGGCGACAGTTTCGCCAAACCCTTCGGGGGAATCTCGGGAAACGATCCTGACTGGTTCCTGCTGACGATCCTCGGGCAAGACAGTTCCGGCACGACACTCGGCGAAGTCGAACACTACTTGGCCGATTATCGCTTCGCGGACCCGGCTAATGACTTCGTTCAAGACGATTGGCAAGAAGTTGATCTCGCACCGCTGCGGGATCTTGGTGTCACGCAGCTTGAATTTCGCTTGACGTCTTCCGACGTGGGCGACTTCGGCATGAACACGCCCGCCTACTTTGTGATGGACAATCTCACGCTGGAAGTCCCTGGCAAAGATTTCGCGGCTGCGGATTTCAATGAAGATGACTCTGTCGATTTGCTCGATCTGAGCCTTTGGCAAACCAACTATGGCTCGATGACCGTTCCTCCCGCTGCACCCCCGGTGGGTGACGCTAACGATGATTCAGTAATCAGCGGCAGCGACCTGCTGATCTGGCAACAACAATACGCACCCTTTGATGCGAGTCTCGCAAACTCGTCGGCGGTTCCGGAGCCGTCGTCGATCTTGTTTGCTGGAATCTCTTTTTGTTTTTTCCTTCACCTTAAAACCTATCGAGAAGACTCATGA
- a CDS encoding class I SAM-dependent methyltransferase — translation MRLPHEEKNAAAWDELARKQAKLAQPARDEDFRDPLATVDPLGWLGGDIRGKRVLCLAAGGGRQSALYAAAGAVVTVVDLSGEMLSLDRTVASERGLEVRTVETSMDQLGMFATGEFDLVIQPVSTCYVADVAPVFAEVARVIRPGGLYVSQHKSPVSLQTALKPDGQHYPIAEPYYRDGNGQNTPLPSLNQPSRLREAGTVEFLHRWEQILGGMCRAGFVIEDLIEPVHADAEAAVGTFGHRGQFVAPYFRVKARRMRDFNSDRKLLKI, via the coding sequence GTGCGTTTGCCCCACGAAGAGAAAAACGCTGCAGCCTGGGACGAGCTTGCACGCAAACAGGCGAAACTCGCCCAACCCGCACGCGACGAAGACTTTCGCGATCCGCTGGCGACGGTTGATCCGCTGGGCTGGCTGGGTGGCGACATTCGTGGCAAGCGTGTGCTCTGCCTGGCGGCGGGCGGGGGTCGCCAGAGTGCCCTATATGCAGCGGCTGGAGCTGTCGTCACGGTTGTTGATCTGAGCGGCGAGATGCTTTCGCTTGACCGTACGGTTGCCTCCGAGCGAGGCCTCGAAGTGCGAACTGTTGAGACTTCGATGGACCAACTCGGCATGTTTGCCACGGGTGAGTTCGACCTCGTCATTCAGCCGGTCAGCACGTGCTATGTTGCTGATGTGGCTCCCGTGTTTGCCGAGGTCGCGCGTGTGATCCGCCCCGGCGGGCTCTACGTGAGCCAACACAAGTCGCCAGTTAGTTTGCAGACCGCGCTGAAGCCCGACGGACAGCATTACCCAATTGCCGAGCCCTATTACCGCGACGGCAACGGACAAAACACTCCCCTACCCTCCCTCAATCAGCCAAGCCGCCTACGTGAAGCGGGCACGGTTGAGTTCCTGCACCGTTGGGAACAGATCCTCGGCGGGATGTGCCGTGCCGGGTTTGTGATCGAAGACCTCATTGAGCCAGTTCATGCCGATGCAGAGGCAGCCGTCGGGACGTTCGGGCATCGAGGGCAGTTTGTGGCACCATATTTTCGCGTGAAAGCGCGACGGATGAGAGACTTTAATTCTGATCGTAAACTCCTGAAGATCTGA